A genome region from Methanobacterium petrolearium includes the following:
- a CDS encoding MJ1255/VC2487 family glycosyltransferase, whose product MKLSIIIPTFNEEYYLPPLLESIKRQDFNDYEIIVADAGSEDRTREIAEKWGCKVVKGGMPATGRNRGAEAAQGEFLLFLDSDVILTRDYLKLCLDEFQQRELGIAITQIAPLSDSFLNKITHDFANFFMKRVENIKPHGAGCYGIITTRKLHDEVEGFDEDLDFGEDTDYIERIGAISQFKVLRSPKLLVSTRRVQEEGLRNVAFKYAKSTFYQFRGKQITAEDLDYTFGHPDQKRILYSVCGEGMGHAIRDKVLLNHLTKDHEVHIFASDRAYRYLSARFDNVYEIGGFNTVYEDNTVQNAKTFIKGMKDLPGDLKSSLRLMYSVAKAVKPHLIISDFEFYSNLLSKILRIPLISLDNMHVLTQAELEIPRKYRTDRIAAEGVVRSFIQHPTRYLITTYFYPPLKNPKKAKYFPPVLRDEIMNLKPYNGEQVMVYQTSDSNLTLLDILKEFDDEFVVYGFHQDKKDENLLFKTFNEDEFFQDMAKARAVISNGGFTLISEALYLGKPVLSIPVKKQFEQILNAIYLDRLGYGEFHEEVEMEDIQRFFSRSDEYRKNIKNYFYHDHNQAILEELDRIINKCTH is encoded by the coding sequence ATGAAGCTTTCAATTATTATACCTACCTTCAATGAAGAATATTACCTTCCTCCTCTCTTGGAGAGTATAAAAAGGCAGGATTTCAATGACTATGAGATCATAGTGGCTGATGCAGGATCTGAGGATCGCACCAGAGAAATTGCCGAAAAATGGGGATGTAAAGTTGTTAAAGGAGGAATGCCTGCAACTGGGCGTAACCGTGGAGCTGAAGCAGCCCAGGGTGAATTTTTACTATTTCTTGATTCAGATGTGATATTGACCAGGGATTACCTGAAATTATGCCTGGATGAATTTCAACAGAGAGAACTGGGGATTGCCATCACCCAGATCGCACCGTTAAGTGACAGTTTTTTAAACAAGATAACCCATGATTTTGCTAATTTTTTCATGAAAAGGGTGGAAAACATCAAACCTCACGGTGCAGGGTGTTATGGAATAATCACCACCAGAAAACTGCATGACGAGGTGGAAGGATTTGATGAAGACCTGGATTTTGGAGAGGACACTGACTACATAGAACGCATAGGTGCCATAAGCCAATTCAAGGTCCTCAGAAGTCCAAAACTTCTTGTTTCAACCCGCCGAGTTCAGGAAGAAGGACTGCGCAATGTGGCCTTTAAGTATGCAAAAAGCACTTTCTACCAGTTCAGAGGCAAGCAAATAACAGCTGAAGATCTGGACTACACATTTGGCCACCCTGACCAGAAGAGGATACTTTATTCAGTGTGTGGAGAGGGAATGGGTCATGCCATAAGGGATAAAGTTCTTCTTAATCATCTCACCAAAGATCATGAAGTCCATATATTTGCATCAGACCGTGCTTACCGTTACCTTTCTGCCCGTTTTGATAATGTTTATGAAATTGGTGGATTTAACACAGTTTATGAGGATAACACAGTCCAAAATGCCAAAACCTTCATTAAAGGAATGAAAGATCTCCCCGGAGACTTAAAAAGCAGTTTACGTCTCATGTACAGTGTTGCAAAGGCGGTGAAACCTCACCTTATCATTTCTGACTTTGAATTCTATTCTAACCTTTTATCAAAAATCCTGCGCATCCCCTTAATCAGCCTGGATAACATGCACGTTCTCACCCAGGCAGAGTTAGAAATACCCCGAAAGTACCGTACAGACAGAATAGCTGCCGAAGGAGTGGTCAGATCATTCATTCAACACCCTACCCGATACCTGATAACCACCTATTTTTATCCTCCACTTAAAAATCCTAAAAAGGCTAAATATTTCCCTCCAGTTCTACGTGATGAGATAATGAATCTTAAACCCTATAATGGAGAACAGGTAATGGTTTACCAGACCAGTGATTCTAACCTCACATTGCTGGATATCCTAAAAGAGTTTGATGATGAATTTGTGGTTTATGGATTCCACCAGGACAAAAAAGATGAAAACTTATTGTTTAAAACTTTTAATGAGGATGAATTTTTTCAGGATATGGCTAAAGCTCGAGCTGTAATTTCTAATGGAGGATTTACCCTTATAAGTGAGGCTTTATATCTTGGAAAACCTGTTTTGAGTATTCCGGTGAAAAAACAGTTCGAACAGATTTTAAATGCCATTTACCTGGACAGGTTGGGCTATGGAGAATTCCATGAAGAAGTGGAAATGGAAGATATCCAACGTTTCTTCTCTCGATCTGATGAATACCGGAAAAACATCAAGAACTATTTCTATCATGACCATAATCAGGCAATCCTTGAAGAACTGGACAGAATAATTAACAAATGCACCCATTAA
- the pdxS gene encoding pyridoxal 5'-phosphate synthase lyase subunit PdxS: MLHGTELLKKGFAKMTKGGVIMDVVNAEQATIAEEAGAVSVMALEKVPADIRASGGVARMADPSKVTEIMDAVSIPVMAKVRIGHFVEAQVLESLGVDMIDESEVLTPADEKYHIDKKQFTIPFVCGARNLGEALRRIDEGAAMIRTKGEAGTGNVVEAVRHMRMIQGTIRELPDKTEEELWTVAREEEAQFYLVKETQKQGRLPVVNFAAGGVATPADAALMMQLGADGVFVGSGIFKSENPEIVAKAIAEATAHYEDAEIIAEVSRDLGKAMPGLEISQIPESERLQDRGW; the protein is encoded by the coding sequence ATGCTACATGGAACTGAACTATTGAAAAAGGGTTTCGCCAAGATGACCAAGGGCGGAGTGATCATGGACGTGGTCAACGCAGAACAGGCAACTATAGCTGAAGAAGCAGGAGCAGTCTCAGTAATGGCCCTGGAGAAAGTCCCAGCAGATATACGCGCCTCTGGAGGAGTGGCCAGAATGGCTGATCCCAGCAAGGTTACCGAGATCATGGATGCAGTCAGCATCCCGGTGATGGCCAAAGTACGTATCGGCCACTTTGTAGAAGCCCAGGTTTTAGAATCACTGGGTGTGGACATGATCGATGAAAGTGAAGTACTCACCCCTGCCGATGAAAAATACCATATAGACAAAAAACAATTCACCATACCATTCGTCTGCGGAGCAAGGAATCTGGGTGAAGCTCTCCGCCGAATCGATGAAGGCGCGGCTATGATCCGGACCAAAGGAGAAGCAGGCACAGGTAACGTGGTGGAAGCAGTCAGACACATGCGCATGATCCAGGGGACCATCCGGGAACTTCCCGACAAAACAGAAGAAGAATTATGGACAGTAGCCAGGGAAGAAGAAGCACAATTCTATCTGGTTAAAGAAACCCAGAAACAGGGACGCCTGCCTGTGGTTAACTTCGCTGCCGGAGGAGTGGCCACACCAGCTGATGCTGCCCTGATGATGCAACTAGGAGCAGATGGAGTGTTCGTGGGAAGTGGAATATTCAAATCCGAAAACCCGGAGATAGTGGCTAAAGCCATAGCCGAGGCAACCGCCCACTATGAAGATGCAGAAATCATAGCCGAGGTCAGCCGAGATCTGGGTAAAGCCATGCCTGGACTGGAAATAAGTCAGATACCAGAATCTGAGAGGTTGCAGGATAGGGGTTGGTAG
- the nadA gene encoding quinolinate synthase NadA, producing MNLDQEEILKLKKEKNAIILAHNYQPAEIQEIADFMGDSLELCIKVSEIEDADLVVFCGVDFMAETAAILNPSKKILIPDPQAECPMAHMLPAEELRKYKEKYPDAAVVLYVNTMAEAKAEADILCTSANAVKVVKSVDEDQILFGPDMNLAWHVQQQTDKEIIPIPEKGHCYVHKMFNSADITFSRENYPDAEVLVHPECDGEVQKLADHVLSTGGMIRHVAESSQKTFLIGTEVDMITRLRREYPHKLIYPLLDEAICETMKLHTLEKVKGSLMEEKFLVTVSQEIADKARSAVEKMLEVS from the coding sequence TTGAACCTTGACCAGGAAGAGATTTTGAAACTTAAAAAAGAGAAAAATGCCATAATATTGGCTCATAATTATCAACCTGCTGAGATACAGGAGATTGCAGATTTCATGGGGGACTCTCTGGAGTTGTGTATTAAGGTTTCTGAAATTGAAGATGCCGATTTGGTTGTTTTTTGTGGAGTAGATTTCATGGCAGAAACTGCAGCCATTTTAAATCCATCAAAAAAGATATTGATTCCAGATCCCCAGGCAGAGTGTCCAATGGCACACATGCTCCCTGCAGAAGAATTACGCAAATACAAAGAGAAATATCCTGATGCTGCTGTGGTACTCTACGTTAACACCATGGCCGAGGCTAAAGCCGAGGCAGACATCCTTTGCACATCAGCCAACGCAGTCAAAGTAGTAAAAAGTGTGGATGAGGACCAGATACTCTTTGGTCCGGATATGAACCTTGCATGGCATGTTCAACAGCAGACCGATAAAGAAATAATACCCATACCAGAAAAAGGTCACTGTTACGTGCATAAAATGTTTAACTCTGCAGATATTACCTTTTCACGTGAAAATTATCCTGATGCAGAGGTACTGGTTCACCCGGAGTGTGATGGTGAAGTGCAGAAACTGGCAGACCATGTGCTAAGCACCGGGGGAATGATCCGACATGTGGCAGAATCATCCCAAAAAACTTTTCTTATTGGTACTGAAGTGGACATGATAACCCGACTCCGACGAGAATATCCTCATAAACTAATATATCCTTTACTGGATGAAGCTATCTGTGAAACCATGAAACTCCATACCCTGGAAAAGGTTAAAGGCTCCCTGATGGAGGAAAAATTCTTGGTCACTGTCTCACAGGAAATTGCAGATAAGGCTCGCAGTGCAGTTGAAAAGATGTTGGAAGTCAGTTAA
- a CDS encoding 4a-hydroxytetrahydrobiopterin dehydratase has translation MRAPELLSPIEIKTRASGLKNWSVLEDHSLVAVFEFPDFANALEFTIKVGLISEEMQHHPEINLSWGKVALEITTNDRGGLTELDFSFAKRINGLIKANE, from the coding sequence ATGAGAGCACCAGAGCTTTTAAGTCCGATAGAGATAAAAACTAGAGCATCCGGCCTTAAAAACTGGTCTGTTTTGGAAGACCATTCCTTGGTAGCAGTTTTCGAATTTCCTGACTTTGCAAACGCCCTTGAATTCACAATCAAAGTAGGTTTAATATCAGAAGAGATGCAACACCACCCTGAAATCAATTTATCATGGGGAAAAGTGGCTTTGGAGATAACTACCAACGATCGAGGCGGTTTAACCGAACTGGACTTTTCATTCGCCAAAAGAATCAATGGATTGATTAAAGCGAATGAATAG
- a CDS encoding tetratricopeptide repeat protein: MATKEAEMFYKQAMSYLDQGKIKKSIEFFENALNVDRDYVSAWNDKGVALMELGKYPEALECFEHVIRLEPGDNMAWYNRGYVLMILEEYSEAVNTFDLFLARYSKKDDFYKYALYMKAKGLYSLKKYDESLELIKKALKKDKKFKEARELMNLIGEEKTK; this comes from the coding sequence ATGGCCACCAAAGAAGCTGAAATGTTTTATAAACAAGCTATGTCATATTTAGACCAGGGAAAGATTAAAAAATCAATAGAATTTTTTGAAAATGCATTGAATGTTGATAGAGATTATGTTTCTGCCTGGAATGATAAGGGAGTAGCCCTAATGGAACTGGGAAAATATCCAGAGGCACTTGAATGCTTTGAACATGTTATCCGACTGGAACCTGGTGATAACATGGCCTGGTACAACCGTGGATACGTTCTTATGATCTTAGAAGAATATTCGGAAGCTGTAAACACTTTTGACCTGTTTCTGGCAAGATATTCTAAAAAGGATGATTTCTATAAATACGCTTTGTACATGAAGGCCAAAGGATTATATTCTCTAAAAAAGTATGATGAGTCTTTAGAATTAATTAAAAAAGCTCTTAAAAAGGATAAAAAGTTCAAAGAAGCCAGAGAACTTATGAATCTCATTGGAGAAGAAAAGACAAAGTAA
- a CDS encoding DUF763 domain-containing protein: MSSRSGIANLPLHGGKAPRWLFQRMVKLAGAITEAVIYEYGANEFLYRISDPHWFQAFSCVLGFDWHSSGTTTTTCGALKTSINPEKHGILIAGGKGRTSRQTPREIQGAGELFSLSEKKLDGLVYSSKISAKIDNSCIQDGYQLYHHVFFLTEKGKWAVVQQGMNESTKYARRYHWLSDSVENYINEPHTGICCDLQEKKSLDMTSDLSYDSRQTSLDLVLDNPEHLKKYFQKKPQIEIKQTNLDIFCPELTLPRHHPVLDTDLSCREFEVLKKAWELQPESYEELVSLKGMGPKKIRALALISDLVYGDQPSWDDPVKYSFTHGGKDGFPYPVDREVYDHSIRTLKDALEQARLEKKDRYQAIKRLENLIGQDNN; the protein is encoded by the coding sequence ATGAGTTCACGGAGTGGAATAGCCAACTTACCTCTGCATGGTGGGAAGGCACCAAGATGGCTTTTTCAACGCATGGTGAAACTGGCGGGGGCTATTACTGAAGCTGTGATATATGAATATGGGGCCAATGAGTTCTTGTACAGGATTTCGGATCCCCACTGGTTCCAGGCATTTTCCTGTGTGTTGGGATTTGACTGGCACAGTTCCGGTACCACTACCACAACCTGTGGTGCTTTAAAAACATCCATAAACCCTGAAAAACATGGTATTCTAATTGCAGGGGGTAAAGGTCGCACGTCACGCCAAACACCCCGGGAAATCCAGGGTGCCGGTGAATTATTCTCACTTTCTGAAAAAAAATTGGATGGGCTGGTATATTCCAGTAAGATCTCTGCCAAGATCGATAATTCATGTATACAGGATGGTTACCAACTTTACCATCACGTTTTTTTCCTAACTGAAAAGGGTAAATGGGCTGTGGTGCAGCAGGGTATGAATGAATCCACTAAGTATGCCCGTCGTTACCATTGGCTCTCTGATTCTGTGGAAAACTACATTAATGAACCCCACACTGGGATCTGCTGTGACCTGCAGGAGAAAAAAAGCCTGGATATGACATCTGATCTGAGTTACGATTCAAGACAGACCAGTCTGGATCTGGTTCTGGATAATCCTGAACATCTGAAAAAGTACTTCCAGAAAAAACCTCAAATTGAGATAAAACAGACCAATCTTGATATATTCTGCCCAGAACTCACTTTACCCCGCCACCATCCAGTGTTAGACACAGATCTATCCTGCCGAGAATTTGAAGTTCTAAAAAAGGCATGGGAACTGCAACCTGAAAGTTATGAAGAACTCGTCTCTTTAAAAGGCATGGGGCCTAAGAAGATACGTGCACTGGCCTTGATCTCTGATTTGGTATATGGGGACCAGCCTAGCTGGGATGACCCAGTTAAATACAGTTTCACCCATGGGGGTAAGGATGGTTTCCCCTACCCCGTGGACAGGGAAGTGTATGATCACTCTATCAGGACCCTGAAGGATGCACTGGAACAGGCTCGGCTGGAAAAAAAGGATCGTTATCAGGCAATCAAACGTTTAGAAAATCTAATTGGTCAGGATAACAATTAG